In Pseudoliparis swirei isolate HS2019 ecotype Mariana Trench chromosome 2, NWPU_hadal_v1, whole genome shotgun sequence, the following are encoded in one genomic region:
- the morc3a gene encoding MORC family CW-type zinc finger protein 3a isoform X2, with protein MATVRGVPLSTLSPKFLHTNSTSHTWPFSAIAELIDNAYDPDVSAKQFWIDKTMVHGHACLSFMDNGNGLDHEMMHKMLSVREEQRASLQDILSYSPFKTQRELLLEVDAICSNSSTKKTGTRIIIWNLRGTSTSSTEFDFDTDRYDIRIPADVYEEMNSTQYPDRAASNIPVSFYSLRAYCSILYLKPRMQIMIRGQNVKSQLIAKSLASIRKDHYRPNFVEKRIPIIFGYNTKSKDQYGIMMYYKNRLIKAYERVGCQLKANNKGVGVIGIIECHFLEPTHNKQSFDETDKYRKTMTNLGTKLEEYWNEMCFRRKRENPNATTPVEDTMKRPDQNWVQCNDCLHWRKLPDGIDCNKLPDQWYCRMNPDPQFRSCLVEEEPEDSDDEQPTYCKTYKQQEREDKRTQEMERQRAEDDRRRQQEQQKAERNRVQRRLQNAHPPATPTAPKRLTSLRPQSSAPHFRALPLSQVVCGSSSSNNGLPVISSVCSLSTEPREKRTQPAAPQPLPKRLKFNGNSDTPTLLDVSPQSSPSVLVNNEEDTDDTDDTDDDIFILETASTPKPKNPTCDLTQVKTEREQSGADVGMLLEFSDDDAVDGAATGPVGTGSSPAPPQLVANSTTQTEGPKVKEEKKDRVLPTEGEARAGQSTSTSNGSVGTDAQIIVKHENSGDTRGNQTLQNGGMHHRGPPRANACDETDSSRHYPSAAEVQDQQDQQDQLLDLMQATAVERDSFREQVHKLTCQQQDMESRLQAQVNVKREGWHQASQTEDTKDYKALFERAKEKVDALIKDKELLLTSTEATPSAAQCEEKDMDDIALQVDRLMREMEEVKKERGELHTRLDGLEEEKANLASECEELRLSLQQEREKAQRGSTRPHRDADSTDPTDPEEAAATTSNPDTNSSADTPRSLIELRHNVGRLLVSFVPCLDLGQVNYECDVIDEILEHVLSDVESIRRAGQLYRK; from the exons ATGGCGACCGTCCGCGGAGTCCCGCTCAGCACG CTTTCGCCCAAGTTTCTTCATACAAATTCCACCAGCCACACCTGGCCCTTCAGTGCCATAGCTGAGCTCATAG ACAATGCCTATGATCCAGATGTCAGTGCCAAACAGTTCTGGATTGATAAGACTATGGTCCATGGACATGCATGCCTCAGCTTTATGGATAATGGAAATGGACTGGACCATGAAATGATGCATAAGATGCTCAG TgtaagagaggagcagagagccaGTCTGCAGGACATCCTGAGCTACTCCCCTTTCAAGACGCAGAGAGAATTGCTTCTCGAGGTCGATGCCATCTGTTCCAACTCGTCCACAAAGAAAACTGGCACGCGGATCATCATCTGGAACCTCCGCGG GACATCTACTAGCTCTACAGAGTTTGATTTTGACACCGATCGTTACGACATCCGCATTCCAGCTGATGTCTACGAGGAAATGAACAGCACGCAATATCCAGACAGGGCCGCCTCAAACATCCCTGTGAGTTTTTACTCACTAAGG GCTTACTGCAGTATTCTGTACCTGAAGCCGAGGATGCAGATCATGATTCGAGGTCAAAATGTCAAATCTCAGCTCATTGCTAAGAGTCTGGCCTCCATCAGGAAGGACCACTACAGGCCCAACTTCGTG GAAAAACGTATTCCTATTATTTTTGGCTATAACACCAAAAGTAAAGACCAGTATGGCATTATGATGTATTACAAGAACCGGCTCATCAAGGCCTACGAACGCGTGGGCTGCCAGCTCAAG GCCAACAACAAAGGTGTCGGGGTCATTGGGATCATCGAGTGTCACTTTCTGGAACCAACCCACAACAAGCAGAGCTTTGATGAAACGGATAAGTACAG GAAAACTATGACCAATTTGGGTACTAAACTAGAGGAGTACTGGAATGAAATGTGCttcaggaggaaaagagagaatcCAAACGCCACCACACCAGTGGAAGATACCAT GAAGCGCCCGGATCAAAACTGGGTGCAGTGCAATGACTGTTTGCACTGGCGCAAACTCCCGGATGGGATCGATTGCAACAAGCTGCCCGATCAATGGTACTGCCGGATGAACCCTGATCCTCAGTTCAG GAGctgcctggtggaggaggagcctgaggacTCTGATGATGAGCAGCCGACATACTGCAAGACCTACAAACAACA AGAGAGGGAAGACAAAAGAACTCAAGAGATGGAAAGACAAAGG GCTGAGGACGATCGAAGGCGGCAGCAAGAACAACAGAAGGCCGAGCGCAACCGGGTACAAAGACGTCTGCAG AATGCCCATCCCCCCGCAACCCCGACTGCCCCAAAGAGGTTGACCTCTCTAAGACCACAAAGTAGTGCCCCTCACTTCAGGGCCTTGCCCCTGTCTCAAGTCG TTTGCGGCTCCTCCTCCAGTAACAATGGTCTTCCAGTTATCTCTAGTGTGTGCTCATTGTCAACAGAGCCCAG GGAGAAAAGAACCCAGCCTGCTGCTCCTCAACCTCTACCCAAAAGACTTAAATTCAACGGCAACTCTGACACACCCACATTACTGGACGTGAGCCCACAGAGCTCCCCGTCAGTGCTCGTCAATAATGAAGAAGACACTGATGACACCGATGACACCGATGACGACATTTTCATCCTGGAAACCGCCAGCACCCCCAAGCCAAAAAATCCAACCTGTGATTTGACTCAAGTGAAGACGGAGCGAGAGCAGAGTGGCGCTGACGTCGGCATGCTTTTGGAGTTCAGCGACGACGACGCTGTGGATGGCGCGGCAACGGGCCCTGTGGGAACCGGTTCCTCCCCGGCCCCCCCTCAACTAGTGGCCAACAGCACCACCCAGACGGAAGGGCCCAAagtgaaggaggaaaagaaggaccGGGTTCTTCCAACCGAAGGGGAGGCGAGAGCAGGCCAGAGCACATCCACCTCCAACGGGAGCGTTGGCACTGACGCGCAAATAATCGTGAAACACGAGAACAGCGGAGACACTCGAGGCAACCAGACCTTGCAGAACGGAGGGATGCATCATCGGGGACCCCCCCGTGCGAATGCCTGCGATGAGACGGACTCTTCGCGTCACTACCCCAGTGccgccgaggtccaggaccagcaggaccagcaggaccagctcCTGGATCTGATGCAGGCCACGGCCGTGGAGAGGGACTCCTTTCGAGAGCAGGTCCATAAACTCACCTGCCAGCAGCAGGACATGGAGAGCCGACTGCAGGCCCAGGTCAACGTGAAGAGGGAGGGTTGGCACCAGGCCAGCCAGACGGAGGACACGAAGGACTACAAGGCTCTGTTCGAGAGGGCCAAAGAGAAAGTGGATGCACTTATTAAGGACAAAGAGCTTTTACTGACCTCTACTGAGGCCACGCCCAGTGCTGCCCAATGTGAAGAAAAGGACATGGATGATATCGCACTGCAAGTTGACCGTCTGATGCGAGAGATGGAAGAAGTCAAAAAGGAGAGGGGTGAACTGCACACACGG CTGGACGGTCTGGAGGAGGAAAAGGCAAATCTGGCATCCGAATGTGAAGAGCTCCGGTTGAGCCTGCAGCAGGAGAGGGAAAAGGCTCAAAGGGGAAGCACGCGGCCGCACAGAGACGCTGATTCTACGGATCCAACTGATCCAGAGGAAGCAGCGGCGACGACGTCGAATCCCGACACAAATTCAAGCGCCGATACACCAAGAAG TTTGATCGAGCTGAGGCACAACG
- the morc3a gene encoding MORC family CW-type zinc finger protein 3a isoform X1, protein MATVRGVPLSTLSPKFLHTNSTSHTWPFSAIAELIDNAYDPDVSAKQFWIDKTMVHGHACLSFMDNGNGLDHEMMHKMLSFGYSEKIPLKGVEPIGMYGNGFKSGSMRLGKDAVVFSKSEKSSCVGMLSQTYLEKIGANQISVPIVCFEQRERNKFSVREEQRASLQDILSYSPFKTQRELLLEVDAICSNSSTKKTGTRIIIWNLRGTSTSSTEFDFDTDRYDIRIPADVYEEMNSTQYPDRAASNIPVSFYSLRAYCSILYLKPRMQIMIRGQNVKSQLIAKSLASIRKDHYRPNFVEKRIPIIFGYNTKSKDQYGIMMYYKNRLIKAYERVGCQLKANNKGVGVIGIIECHFLEPTHNKQSFDETDKYRKTMTNLGTKLEEYWNEMCFRRKRENPNATTPVEDTMKRPDQNWVQCNDCLHWRKLPDGIDCNKLPDQWYCRMNPDPQFRSCLVEEEPEDSDDEQPTYCKTYKQQEREDKRTQEMERQRAEDDRRRQQEQQKAERNRVQRRLQNAHPPATPTAPKRLTSLRPQSSAPHFRALPLSQVVCGSSSSNNGLPVISSVCSLSTEPREKRTQPAAPQPLPKRLKFNGNSDTPTLLDVSPQSSPSVLVNNEEDTDDTDDTDDDIFILETASTPKPKNPTCDLTQVKTEREQSGADVGMLLEFSDDDAVDGAATGPVGTGSSPAPPQLVANSTTQTEGPKVKEEKKDRVLPTEGEARAGQSTSTSNGSVGTDAQIIVKHENSGDTRGNQTLQNGGMHHRGPPRANACDETDSSRHYPSAAEVQDQQDQQDQLLDLMQATAVERDSFREQVHKLTCQQQDMESRLQAQVNVKREGWHQASQTEDTKDYKALFERAKEKVDALIKDKELLLTSTEATPSAAQCEEKDMDDIALQVDRLMREMEEVKKERGELHTRLDGLEEEKANLASECEELRLSLQQEREKAQRGSTRPHRDADSTDPTDPEEAAATTSNPDTNSSADTPRSLIELRHNVGRLLVSFVPCLDLGQVNYECDVIDEILEHVLSDVESIRRAGQLYRK, encoded by the exons ATGGCGACCGTCCGCGGAGTCCCGCTCAGCACG CTTTCGCCCAAGTTTCTTCATACAAATTCCACCAGCCACACCTGGCCCTTCAGTGCCATAGCTGAGCTCATAG ACAATGCCTATGATCCAGATGTCAGTGCCAAACAGTTCTGGATTGATAAGACTATGGTCCATGGACATGCATGCCTCAGCTTTATGGATAATGGAAATGGACTGGACCATGAAATGATGCATAAGATGCTCAG CTTTGGGTACAGTGAGAAGATTCCTTTAAAGGGCGTAGAGCCGATTGGTATGTACGGCAACGGCTTCAAGTCTGGATCCATGCGTCTCGGCAAGGACGCCGTCGTGTTTTCGAAGTCCGAGAAGTCTTCGTGCGTTGGGATGCTCTCTCAAACCTACCTGGAAAAGATTGGTGCCAACCAAATAAGTGTCCCCATTGTGTGCtttgaacagagagagagaaacaagt TCAGTgtaagagaggagcagagagccaGTCTGCAGGACATCCTGAGCTACTCCCCTTTCAAGACGCAGAGAGAATTGCTTCTCGAGGTCGATGCCATCTGTTCCAACTCGTCCACAAAGAAAACTGGCACGCGGATCATCATCTGGAACCTCCGCGG GACATCTACTAGCTCTACAGAGTTTGATTTTGACACCGATCGTTACGACATCCGCATTCCAGCTGATGTCTACGAGGAAATGAACAGCACGCAATATCCAGACAGGGCCGCCTCAAACATCCCTGTGAGTTTTTACTCACTAAGG GCTTACTGCAGTATTCTGTACCTGAAGCCGAGGATGCAGATCATGATTCGAGGTCAAAATGTCAAATCTCAGCTCATTGCTAAGAGTCTGGCCTCCATCAGGAAGGACCACTACAGGCCCAACTTCGTG GAAAAACGTATTCCTATTATTTTTGGCTATAACACCAAAAGTAAAGACCAGTATGGCATTATGATGTATTACAAGAACCGGCTCATCAAGGCCTACGAACGCGTGGGCTGCCAGCTCAAG GCCAACAACAAAGGTGTCGGGGTCATTGGGATCATCGAGTGTCACTTTCTGGAACCAACCCACAACAAGCAGAGCTTTGATGAAACGGATAAGTACAG GAAAACTATGACCAATTTGGGTACTAAACTAGAGGAGTACTGGAATGAAATGTGCttcaggaggaaaagagagaatcCAAACGCCACCACACCAGTGGAAGATACCAT GAAGCGCCCGGATCAAAACTGGGTGCAGTGCAATGACTGTTTGCACTGGCGCAAACTCCCGGATGGGATCGATTGCAACAAGCTGCCCGATCAATGGTACTGCCGGATGAACCCTGATCCTCAGTTCAG GAGctgcctggtggaggaggagcctgaggacTCTGATGATGAGCAGCCGACATACTGCAAGACCTACAAACAACA AGAGAGGGAAGACAAAAGAACTCAAGAGATGGAAAGACAAAGG GCTGAGGACGATCGAAGGCGGCAGCAAGAACAACAGAAGGCCGAGCGCAACCGGGTACAAAGACGTCTGCAG AATGCCCATCCCCCCGCAACCCCGACTGCCCCAAAGAGGTTGACCTCTCTAAGACCACAAAGTAGTGCCCCTCACTTCAGGGCCTTGCCCCTGTCTCAAGTCG TTTGCGGCTCCTCCTCCAGTAACAATGGTCTTCCAGTTATCTCTAGTGTGTGCTCATTGTCAACAGAGCCCAG GGAGAAAAGAACCCAGCCTGCTGCTCCTCAACCTCTACCCAAAAGACTTAAATTCAACGGCAACTCTGACACACCCACATTACTGGACGTGAGCCCACAGAGCTCCCCGTCAGTGCTCGTCAATAATGAAGAAGACACTGATGACACCGATGACACCGATGACGACATTTTCATCCTGGAAACCGCCAGCACCCCCAAGCCAAAAAATCCAACCTGTGATTTGACTCAAGTGAAGACGGAGCGAGAGCAGAGTGGCGCTGACGTCGGCATGCTTTTGGAGTTCAGCGACGACGACGCTGTGGATGGCGCGGCAACGGGCCCTGTGGGAACCGGTTCCTCCCCGGCCCCCCCTCAACTAGTGGCCAACAGCACCACCCAGACGGAAGGGCCCAAagtgaaggaggaaaagaaggaccGGGTTCTTCCAACCGAAGGGGAGGCGAGAGCAGGCCAGAGCACATCCACCTCCAACGGGAGCGTTGGCACTGACGCGCAAATAATCGTGAAACACGAGAACAGCGGAGACACTCGAGGCAACCAGACCTTGCAGAACGGAGGGATGCATCATCGGGGACCCCCCCGTGCGAATGCCTGCGATGAGACGGACTCTTCGCGTCACTACCCCAGTGccgccgaggtccaggaccagcaggaccagcaggaccagctcCTGGATCTGATGCAGGCCACGGCCGTGGAGAGGGACTCCTTTCGAGAGCAGGTCCATAAACTCACCTGCCAGCAGCAGGACATGGAGAGCCGACTGCAGGCCCAGGTCAACGTGAAGAGGGAGGGTTGGCACCAGGCCAGCCAGACGGAGGACACGAAGGACTACAAGGCTCTGTTCGAGAGGGCCAAAGAGAAAGTGGATGCACTTATTAAGGACAAAGAGCTTTTACTGACCTCTACTGAGGCCACGCCCAGTGCTGCCCAATGTGAAGAAAAGGACATGGATGATATCGCACTGCAAGTTGACCGTCTGATGCGAGAGATGGAAGAAGTCAAAAAGGAGAGGGGTGAACTGCACACACGG CTGGACGGTCTGGAGGAGGAAAAGGCAAATCTGGCATCCGAATGTGAAGAGCTCCGGTTGAGCCTGCAGCAGGAGAGGGAAAAGGCTCAAAGGGGAAGCACGCGGCCGCACAGAGACGCTGATTCTACGGATCCAACTGATCCAGAGGAAGCAGCGGCGACGACGTCGAATCCCGACACAAATTCAAGCGCCGATACACCAAGAAG TTTGATCGAGCTGAGGCACAACG